Within the Hypericibacter adhaerens genome, the region ACGACGGGCTGCAAGGTCACGGCGACCTATGTCGGCTCGAACGACGATTTCGCGCCGAAGCTGGCCGCGGGCGGCGGCAATTACGACATCGTCTCGGTCTCGGCCGACACGACCGGCGTCCTCGTGGCGGCCGGCCTTGTCGAACCGTTGGACCCATCGAAGCTCGAGCACTGGAACGACATCTATGATGTCTTCCGCAAGGCCAAGGGCATCAATGCCGACGGCAAGATCTACGGCGTGCCGCTGACCTGGGGCTCGATCCCGCTGATGTACCGTACCGACAAGATCACCGAGACGCCGGATTCCTACGCGGCGCTCTGGGATGACCGCTACAAGGGCAAGATCGCGCTCTGGGACGACAAGAGCGCCATCTACAACACGGCGCGCCTCCTCGGCTACGACAACGTCTACAGCCTCAGCGACGAGCAGCTCGAGGCGGTCAAGGCCAAGCTGATCGCCGAGAAGCCGCTCTTGCGCAAATACTGGACGACCGCCGGCGAGCTCATCAATCTCTATGCCTCGGGCGAGGTCTGGATCTCGAACACCTGGGGCGGATACCAGGTGGCCGAGCTGCAGAAGCAGGGCATTCCGGTGAAGGAGTTCCTGCCCAAGGAGAAGGCCGACGGCTGGGTCGACAACTGGATGATCGTGAAGGACAGCCCGAATGCGGACTGCGCCTATAAATACATCAACTTCACGACTTCGGCCCGCGGCCAGTGCGGGATCTCCACCGTCACCGGCTATTCGGCGGCGAATCCCGTGGCGGCGAAGGAATGCATGACGCCCGAGGAATACAAGGACAAGCACCAGGACGACATCAACTACGTCAACAGCCTGGTGATGTGGGAGCAGCCGGATCGGCTGGATGTCTACACCAACACCTGGAACGCCGTGAAAGGCGCTGAATAGGCGATGGCCGAGACCGGGCGGGCTGGCGGCGTCCCGCCCGGTGCGGCCGGCGATGGTGGCGAAACAACGACGATGACGAAGATCATTGAGCTGCGGAATCTCTCGAAGGTCTATGCCGGCGACGTGCGGGCGGTCGACGGCATTTCCCTGGATATCGAGGCGGGCGAGTTCGTCACCCTGCTGGGCCCCTCGGGCTGCGGCAAGACCACGATGCTGCGCTTGATCGCCGGATTCGAGACGCCCGACACGGGCGAGATCATCCTCAACGGCAAGGACGTGACCGACGATCCGCCCTACCGGCGGCCGGTCAATACGGTCTTCCAGGACTATGCGCTCTTCCCGCATATGACGGTGGCGCAGAATGTGGGCTACGGCTTGCGGCTTGCGGGCATGCCCCGGGCGGAGATCCGCACCAGGGTGGCCGCCGCGCTGCGCATGGTCGATCTCCTGGCCAAGGAGGACAGCCTGCCCGGCCAGCTCTCGGGCGGCCAGCGCCAGCGCGTGGCGCTCGCCCGCGCCATCATCCGGGAGCCCAAGGTGCTGCTGCTCGACGAGCCGCTCTCGGCGCTCGACGTGAAGCTGCGCGAGGCGATGCAGGTGGAGCTCAAGCATCTGCATCAGAAGCTCGGCATCACCTTCATCCTGGTCACCCACGACCAGAAGGAAGCGCTGGTCATGTCCGACCGGGTGGTGGTGCTGGAGCATGGCCGCATCGCCCAGAGCGGCACGCCGGGCGAGCTCTATGACCGTCCTGCCAGCCCTTATGTGGCCGACTTCATCGGCACCTCGAACCTGATCCCGGCGACGGTGAACGCCCTGTCGGGTGGCGAGATCGAAGTACAGGCGGGCTCGCACCGTCTGCGGGCGTCGGCCGGCTCATTGCGCGTCGCGGCCGGCGACAAGGTGCTGCTCTCGATCCGGCCGGAGCGCGCGCAGATGCTGGCCGCGGGGACGCCCGCACCGGCGCAGGCCAATCTGTTGCCGGCCACGATCCGGGAATATCTCTTTCACGGCAATGCCATGCGGGTGGAGCTTGATATCGGCCAGCCCGAAGCCTTCCTTCTCGACCTCCAGCTTCATTCGGCCCTGTCGGGGGTCGAGCTTGCCAAGCCGGGCAGCGCGGTCCGGATCGCCGTCGCGCCGGTCAATGTGACGGTGTTTCCGGCGGGAGCGGCGGCATGAAGCTTGCCGCCCGCCGCAGGCTGGCCAATCTCGGCGTGCTGGCGCCGCCGCTGCTCTGGACCATGCTCTTCATGTTCGTGCCGTACGCGATCATGTTCGCCTACAGCTTCTATCGGAAGCAGTTCCCGATCTTCATTCCGGACATCCAGTTCGGGAACTACCTGCTGCTGCTGACCGACCCGCAGTACTACACGGTCCTTTTGCGCACGCTGAAGATCGCGCTCCTGGTGGCGCTGGCCTCGCTCTTCCTCGCTTATCCGCTGGCCTATTTTCTGGTCTTCAAGATCCGCTCGGCGCGGGTGAGGGCGGGGCTCTACATGGCGGTGATCGTGCCGCTCTGGGTCTCCTATCTGCTGCGGGCCTATACCTGGAAGACGATCCTCGGCAGCCAGGGCGTACTGAACTCCTTCCTGGTCTGGACCGGCCTCCTGAGCGAGCCGACGGATCTGCTGCTCTACAACCAGTTCTCGGTCGTCCTCACCCTGACCTATATCTTCATCCCCTTCGTGGTGATGCCGATCTACACCGCGCTGGAGAAGATCCCGCGCAACCTGGTCGAGGCCTCCCACGATTGCGGCGTGGGGCCGGTGCAGACCTTCCTCAGCGTCACCCTGCCGCTCTCGGTGCCGGGCATCCTTGCCGGCGTTACCTTCGCCTTCTGCCTCACCTTCGGCGATTTCGTGGCGCCGACGCTCGTCGGCGGCCCCAACGCCACCATGATCGCCAGCGTGATCCAGTCGCAGTTCGGCACGGCGCTGAACTGGCCGCTGGGCGCCGCGCTCTCGATCGTGGTGCTGATCATCGTGCTCGCCATCATCTCGCTGTCGGACCGCTTCGAGCGGGCCGGCCGGCTCAATCTCGGCTGACGGCCCCGTGAGCACACTGCCATCCCAGCCCGGCATCCGGCGGCGACGGCGCGCCGATCCGTCCTTCTGGCTGCTGGCGGGCCTCGCGAGCCTGATCCTGGCCTTCCTCTATCTGCCGGTCGTGGTGCTGATCGTTTTCAGCTTCAACGACAACATCGTGACGACGCTGCCGCTCAAGGGATTCACCTGGCATTGGTACCAGGCGATGCTGGCCAACGAGGACATGCTGGCCGCGATCGGCAACAGCCTCTATGTGGCGACGGTCGCGACGGCGCTGACGCTCGTGATCGGGGTTCCTGCCGCCTTCGCCATCGACCGGGCCGACTTTCCCGGCAAGACGGCCTTCCGACGCCTGGTCATGCTGCCGCTGACGCTGCCCGGCATCATCACCGGCATCTCGATGCTCAACATGTTCCGGATGCTGGGCTTCAATCTCAGCCTCGAGACCGTGATCATGGGCCACGGCACGGCCCTCATCGCGATCGTGGTCACCCAGGTCTATGCGCGGCTGCAGCGCTTCGACCGCCGGCTGGAGGAGGCGTCCGGCGATCTGGGCGGCAAGCCCTGGCAGACCTTCCTGATGGTGACGCTGCCGAACATCCGCTCGGCGGTCATCGGCAGCGGGCTCCTGGCCTTCACGCTCTCCTTCGACGAGATCCCGGTCACCTTCTTCCTCACCGGTCGGGACAACACCCTGCCGATGTACATCTACTCGACCCTGCGGCGCGGCATCACGCCCGAGATCAATGCGATCGGCACGATCATCGTGGTGGTGTCGCTGGGGCTGATCTTCCTGTCGATCTCCCTGCTGCGCGACCCGCAGCGCCGGCCGGCGTCGGCTAAGCCGGGCTAAGAGAATGTAATCCCGCGGCCGCCAGACGACCCATGGGCGCCGCCCCGCGATCCGTCTAGAATGGCGACTCCAGGGGCAGGTTGGGGCAGGGGGCCTTCATGACCGAAACCGTGGATTGGCAACGCCGCCGCTTCGGCGCGTGGCTGCTTGCGTCCGGACTGGGGCTGACGGCGGGGATGCTGGGCCGGGTCCCGCGCGGCTATGCCGAAAGTGCCGCCGAGTTCTATCGCGGACAGACCCTGCGTTTCGTGGTGGGTTCGGGAGCCGGCGGCGGCTATGACCTCTATGCGCGCATGCTGGCACCGCACCTGGCCAAGGTCATGGCCGCGGACGTGGTCGTCGACAATCGCCCCGGTGCCGGCGGGTTGCTGGCGCTCGATCAGATCTACGATGCCGATCCCGACGGGCTGGCGGTGATCGTCGCCTCGGCGTCCGGGGCCGCGCTGGCGCAGCTCCTGGGACAGGAAGGGGCGAGCTTCGATCTGGCGCGCATGAGCTGGATCGCCGGGCTCGGTGCCGACATGCCGGTCGTGATGCTGAGCCCGCTCTCGTCTTTCCATACGCTGGCGGAACTCGTCGCCGCCGACCATCCGGTGAAATGGAGCGCCTCCGGTCGTGCCACGGGGCAAGGGTTCTGGGTCTGCTTCTTCGCCCATGCGCTGGGAATCCCCTTCAATCTCATCACCGGCTACAAGGGCTCGAACGAATCGGCGCTCGCGGCCATGCGCGGCGAGGCGGACGGCATCATCGTCACGGCCAGTTCCGCCTATATGTATGCGCAAGACGGCCAGATGCTGCCGATCGCGACGATCAGCCACGAGCGATCGAGCCTGTTTCCCGATCTGCCGACCGTGTTCGAGCAGGTGACGCTGTCGGCCGATGCGGCCTGGTGGATGGATTATTGCCTGCGTACCGGCGTGGTGGGCCGCACCGTCATCGGGCCGCCCGGCCTGCCCGCCGACCGTCTCGCCTTCCTCCAGGATGCCTTCCGCCAGGTGTTGACCGACCCGGCCGTGGTCGCCGAAGCGGCGGCGGCGAACCGGGTGCTTGCCTATCAGGCGCCGGATTTCGTGCAGACTGAAGCGCTCGGCCTGCTCACGGATGTCGACGACGCCCATCGCGACCTGCTCAAGACCTTGCTGGTCAGCGAATAGAGGCGGGCGCGGTCGCATGCATCCCCTGTGCCGCCCGAGCTCCCTGATTGCATGAGCGGTCTCGATCTCTTCATGAATGCCGCCGAGGCGTTTCTGCGCTGGGACGTCATTCTGGCGATTCTGATCGGCATGTCGCTGGGCCTCTTCTTCGGCCTGTTGCCCGGCATCGGCGGGCTCACCGCGCTGGCGCTCCTGCTGCCGCTGGTGCAGGGGATGGATCCTCTGCCGGGACTGGCCTTCCTGCTGTCGGTTCATGCGGTGATCTATAACGGCGGCTCGGTCACGGCCGTTCTTTTCGGCGTGCCGGGGGCGCCGCCTTCGGCCGCGACCCTGATCGACGGCCAGCCGCTGGCCCGGCAGGGCCGCGCCGCCTATGCCATCGCCGCCGCCCTTTCCGCCTCCGCCATCGGCGGCGTCTTCGGCGCCCTCATCCTCGGGCTGCTGCTCCCGGTGCTGAAGCCGGTGGTGTTCCTGCTGGGATCGCCCGAGACCTTCCTCCTGGCGCTCGCCGGCGTCGCCTGTCTTGCCATCCTCGGCAAGGGCAGCATGACGAAGGGCCTCATCGCCGGCGGCCTCGGCCTCTGCCTCGCCATGGTGGGCTACCAGCAGACCACGGGCGTGCCGCGCTTCTGGTTCGGCAGCGATTACATGCTCGACGGATTCCGCGTCGTGCCGGTCGTGACAGGTTTGTTCGCGCTGCCCGAGCTGGTCCGCCTGGCCCTGACCGGCAGCGCGATCGCGACGACCAAGGCCGAGGGCGCCATGCCGGCGCGCCAGATCGTCGACGGCATCCTCGCTCCCTTGCACCACTGGGCGCTGACCTTGCGCTCCTCCTTCCTGGGCACGGTGATCGGCATCACGCCGGGGGTCGGCGGCGAGGCCTCCTCCTTCATCGCCTACGGCGCCGCCAAGCATTCGGCGCCGAATGCCGAGGAATTCGGCAAGGGCGCCATCGAGGGCGTGATCGCGCCGGAGGCCGCGAACAACGCGAAGGAGGGCGGGGCCCTGGTGCCCACCCTGGCGCTGGGGATTCCCGGCAGTGCCGGCATGGTGCTGCTGCTCGGTGCCTTCCAGCTGCTCGGGCTCGAGCCCGGCGCGCGCTTCCTCAAGGAGCATATGGATCTCGCGATCGGCCTGACCTTGACCCTCGCGGTCGCCAATCTGGTCTCGGCGATCATGATGCTGGCGCTCGCCCGCCCGCTGGTCAGCGTCAGCGCTTTGCCCGGCCGCGTCCTGGCGCCGATGCTGATGGCGGTCGTCCTGCTCGGCATCTACGCCACCGACGGCAGCTTCCTCGATATCGGCGTCACCTTTCTCTTCGGCGGTCTGGGGCTGGCGATGCAGGGCCTCGGCTATGGGCGCGCGGCGCTGGTGCTGGGGTTCGTGCTGGGCCATCTGATCGAGACCTATTTCGGGATCTCGCTCCAGGCCTATGGCGCCGGGTTCATCCTGCGGCCGACGACATTGACCATCGGCCTGCTGCTGCTGGCCGGCATGTTCTGGCGGCCGGCGGTGCAGATGCTGCTGGGGCGGCGATGAGAGCCGCGCTGCGCGACAGCGAGATCCTGTTTCCCGCCGGGACCGCGCTCGCGATCCTCGCGGCGCTCCTGCTCGATCACCTGATCTATGGCCACGGTCTTCGCGTGCTGGGGTTCCCGGCCGGGCTGGGGCTGGTGACGGCGGGCTTGTGCCTGTTCCGCCTGTGGCAGCGCCATCGCGAGCGGAGGCAGGCGGATGCGGCGCCGGCGCTTCAGCCGATGGAGCCGACCCTCGCGCTCCCGCTGGTTCCGGTCTTGAAGGCGATGCTCGGGCTCGCCGCTTCGGTGCCGCTGGTCTGGCTCTTCGGGTTCGTGATCGGCCTGCCGCTTTACGTCGCGGTCTATGTCAAATGGCGCGGCTCGGGATGGGTTACGGCGCTGATCTGCGCGGGCCTCGCCCTCGCGGCGGCGGTCGGAT harbors:
- a CDS encoding ABC transporter substrate-binding protein; translated protein: MGMGLKGILWGAAAAALILGTSYAKAAELSFLGWEGYADDSFVKEFEATTGCKVTATYVGSNDDFAPKLAAGGGNYDIVSVSADTTGVLVAAGLVEPLDPSKLEHWNDIYDVFRKAKGINADGKIYGVPLTWGSIPLMYRTDKITETPDSYAALWDDRYKGKIALWDDKSAIYNTARLLGYDNVYSLSDEQLEAVKAKLIAEKPLLRKYWTTAGELINLYASGEVWISNTWGGYQVAELQKQGIPVKEFLPKEKADGWVDNWMIVKDSPNADCAYKYINFTTSARGQCGISTVTGYSAANPVAAKECMTPEEYKDKHQDDINYVNSLVMWEQPDRLDVYTNTWNAVKGAE
- a CDS encoding ABC transporter permease; translated protein: MKLAARRRLANLGVLAPPLLWTMLFMFVPYAIMFAYSFYRKQFPIFIPDIQFGNYLLLLTDPQYYTVLLRTLKIALLVALASLFLAYPLAYFLVFKIRSARVRAGLYMAVIVPLWVSYLLRAYTWKTILGSQGVLNSFLVWTGLLSEPTDLLLYNQFSVVLTLTYIFIPFVVMPIYTALEKIPRNLVEASHDCGVGPVQTFLSVTLPLSVPGILAGVTFAFCLTFGDFVAPTLVGGPNATMIASVIQSQFGTALNWPLGAALSIVVLIIVLAIISLSDRFERAGRLNLG
- a CDS encoding ABC transporter permease, yielding MSTLPSQPGIRRRRRADPSFWLLAGLASLILAFLYLPVVVLIVFSFNDNIVTTLPLKGFTWHWYQAMLANEDMLAAIGNSLYVATVATALTLVIGVPAAFAIDRADFPGKTAFRRLVMLPLTLPGIITGISMLNMFRMLGFNLSLETVIMGHGTALIAIVVTQVYARLQRFDRRLEEASGDLGGKPWQTFLMVTLPNIRSAVIGSGLLAFTLSFDEIPVTFFLTGRDNTLPMYIYSTLRRGITPEINAIGTIIVVVSLGLIFLSISLLRDPQRRPASAKPG
- a CDS encoding ABC transporter ATP-binding protein, whose product is MTKIIELRNLSKVYAGDVRAVDGISLDIEAGEFVTLLGPSGCGKTTMLRLIAGFETPDTGEIILNGKDVTDDPPYRRPVNTVFQDYALFPHMTVAQNVGYGLRLAGMPRAEIRTRVAAALRMVDLLAKEDSLPGQLSGGQRQRVALARAIIREPKVLLLDEPLSALDVKLREAMQVELKHLHQKLGITFILVTHDQKEALVMSDRVVVLEHGRIAQSGTPGELYDRPASPYVADFIGTSNLIPATVNALSGGEIEVQAGSHRLRASAGSLRVAAGDKVLLSIRPERAQMLAAGTPAPAQANLLPATIREYLFHGNAMRVELDIGQPEAFLLDLQLHSALSGVELAKPGSAVRIAVAPVNVTVFPAGAAA
- a CDS encoding Bug family tripartite tricarboxylate transporter substrate binding protein encodes the protein MTETVDWQRRRFGAWLLASGLGLTAGMLGRVPRGYAESAAEFYRGQTLRFVVGSGAGGGYDLYARMLAPHLAKVMAADVVVDNRPGAGGLLALDQIYDADPDGLAVIVASASGAALAQLLGQEGASFDLARMSWIAGLGADMPVVMLSPLSSFHTLAELVAADHPVKWSASGRATGQGFWVCFFAHALGIPFNLITGYKGSNESALAAMRGEADGIIVTASSAYMYAQDGQMLPIATISHERSSLFPDLPTVFEQVTLSADAAWWMDYCLRTGVVGRTVIGPPGLPADRLAFLQDAFRQVLTDPAVVAEAAAANRVLAYQAPDFVQTEALGLLTDVDDAHRDLLKTLLVSE
- a CDS encoding tripartite tricarboxylate transporter permease — translated: MSGLDLFMNAAEAFLRWDVILAILIGMSLGLFFGLLPGIGGLTALALLLPLVQGMDPLPGLAFLLSVHAVIYNGGSVTAVLFGVPGAPPSAATLIDGQPLARQGRAAYAIAAALSASAIGGVFGALILGLLLPVLKPVVFLLGSPETFLLALAGVACLAILGKGSMTKGLIAGGLGLCLAMVGYQQTTGVPRFWFGSDYMLDGFRVVPVVTGLFALPELVRLALTGSAIATTKAEGAMPARQIVDGILAPLHHWALTLRSSFLGTVIGITPGVGGEASSFIAYGAAKHSAPNAEEFGKGAIEGVIAPEAANNAKEGGALVPTLALGIPGSAGMVLLLGAFQLLGLEPGARFLKEHMDLAIGLTLTLAVANLVSAIMMLALARPLVSVSALPGRVLAPMLMAVVLLGIYATDGSFLDIGVTFLFGGLGLAMQGLGYGRAALVLGFVLGHLIETYFGISLQAYGAGFILRPTTLTIGLLLLAGMFWRPAVQMLLGRR